From Variovorax sp. J2L1-78, the proteins below share one genomic window:
- a CDS encoding Bug family tripartite tricarboxylate transporter substrate binding protein — protein sequence MNKLSRRSFIPTLAAMGASVALPGVAHAQPGAWPHRAIRLVAPQGPGSGSDVIARLLSDRLAPVLGQAVVVENNPAANGLVALGTLAKAPADGYMLVLTGVSQMAFNPALYKSLPYDPAKDFTYIAPIANTPFVLVTSLKSGIKTFKQFLEAAKAKNGELTFGSAGIGNSTHIAMELIASNAGVKLLHVPYKGSGAALTAVLSGEVDAMVSVVGTALPQVQAGKVNAVAVLGDTRVPQWPTLPTVREAGLDVPPMPGWYSIVAPAGLDRQIVATLNKAIATVMAEPAVKAKLAELSLPPMSGGDAEMRQRAATDLAYWGTFIRKNGIVVE from the coding sequence ATGAACAAGCTCTCTCGTCGCTCCTTCATTCCCACCCTGGCGGCCATGGGTGCATCGGTGGCGCTCCCCGGCGTGGCCCATGCCCAGCCCGGCGCCTGGCCCCATCGCGCGATCCGCCTGGTGGCGCCACAGGGCCCCGGCTCGGGCTCGGATGTCATCGCTCGCCTGCTGAGCGACCGGTTGGCGCCCGTCCTCGGACAGGCCGTGGTGGTCGAGAACAACCCGGCCGCCAACGGCCTGGTGGCGCTGGGCACCTTGGCGAAAGCACCCGCCGATGGCTACATGCTGGTGCTCACCGGCGTGTCGCAAATGGCGTTCAATCCGGCCCTCTACAAGAGCCTGCCGTACGACCCAGCCAAGGACTTCACATACATCGCGCCCATCGCGAACACGCCCTTCGTCCTGGTCACCAGCCTCAAGAGCGGCATCAAGACCTTCAAGCAGTTCCTGGAGGCGGCCAAAGCCAAGAACGGAGAACTGACCTTCGGCAGCGCCGGCATCGGCAATTCGACGCACATCGCGATGGAGCTGATCGCGTCGAATGCCGGCGTCAAGCTGCTGCATGTGCCGTACAAGGGGTCGGGCGCCGCCTTGACCGCGGTGCTGTCGGGCGAGGTCGATGCCATGGTGAGCGTGGTCGGCACGGCGCTGCCGCAAGTGCAGGCCGGCAAGGTGAATGCGGTCGCCGTGTTGGGCGACACCCGCGTTCCTCAGTGGCCGACCCTGCCGACCGTGCGGGAGGCGGGCCTGGACGTACCACCGATGCCGGGCTGGTACTCCATCGTCGCGCCGGCGGGGCTCGACCGTCAGATCGTCGCGACCCTGAACAAGGCGATCGCAACGGTCATGGCGGAACCCGCGGTCAAAGCCAAACTGGCGGAGCTTTCCCTGCCCCCCATGAGCGGCGGCGATGCAGAAATGCGCCAACGCGCGGCGACGGATCTCGCCTACTGGGGTACGTTCATCCGCAAGAACGGCATCGTGGTCGAGTGA